One genomic window of Anguilla anguilla isolate fAngAng1 chromosome 13, fAngAng1.pri, whole genome shotgun sequence includes the following:
- the LOC118211501 gene encoding complement decay-accelerating factor transmembrane isoform-like isoform X2 — translation MPRFRHSWSYLGATLFLCFLLADCVKGECQPPPSKTGLELTEEEAALDTFDEGSSVTFKCGTGYTKVSGDGTILCRNGIWTVETLQCQKKSCGSPGYLINGRFSTPEGTDYGATAYASCNRGYEVQGTAYRQCFDFGWSNRVPLCEIKKCADPPTIVNGRISSRPDTEFPVFRDIVQYKCDKNYNLVGDSQLVCNELGSYNGTVPQCKELNCPDPSIKNAQRVDGGPPPYKLKYFVTYRCNEGYVMEGQSRLVCEATGWSSDFPTCNKVRKCADPPTIVNGRISSSPDKEFPEFGDIVQYTCDKNYNLVGDSQLVCNEFGSYNGMVPQCKGQCQPPPSKTGLELTEESAALDTFDEGSSVTFKCGAGYTKVSGDGTILCRNGSWTVVTLQCQKKSCGSPGDLINGRFSTPNGTDYGATAFASCNRGYEMQGTAYRQCYDFGWNNRVPRCEIKKCADPPTIVNGRISSSPDKEFPEFRDIVQYTCDKNYNLVGDSQLVCNEFGSYNGTVPQCKELNCPTPSIKNAQRVDGGPPPYKLKYFVTYRCDEGYVMEGQSKLVCEATGWSSDFPTCNKVLPPPVPTKTPEETTTRTLPKPGPTPDPDHMRKVLIAVFATLGALAVVGIIAAFLFKSYKKKRSRGYRGKATKVAPGEGGQK, via the exons ATGCCGAGGTTTAGGCATTCCTGGTCGTATTTGGGGGCGaccttgtttttgtgttttctgcttGCTGATTGTGTGAAAG GAGAATGCCAACCACCTCCGTCGAAGACTGGCTTAGAATTGACGGAAGAGGAAGCTGCATTGGACACATTCGACGAAGGATCAAGCGTTACTTTCAAATGCGGAACAGGATATACAAAAGTCAGTGGAGATGGGACAATATTGTGCAGGAATGGCATTTGGACCGTGGAAACACTTCAGTGCCAAA AAAAATCGTGTGGTTCACCTGGATACTTGATAAACGGAAGATTTAGCACTCCAGAGGGAACTGATTATGGTGCGACCGCTTACGCTTCTTGCAACCGTGG ctATGAAGTGCAAGGAACGGCCTATAGGCAGTGTTTTGACTTTGGTTGGAGCAACCGCGTTCCGCTCTGTGAAA TTAAGAAATGTGCGGATCCGCCCACAATTGTCAATGGAAGAATCTCCAGTCGTCCTGACACAGAATTCCCTGTGTTCAGGGATATAGTACAGTACAAATGTGACAAAAACTACAACCTTGTTGGAGACTCGCAGCTTGTATGTAATGAGCTTGGTTCATATAATGGAACGGTTCCCCAGTGTAAAG aacTGAACTGCCCAGATCCAAGTATCAAAAATGCCCAGCGGGTTGATGGCGGTCCGCCGCCCTATAAACTTAAATATTTTGTAACCTATAGATGCAATGAGGGCTATGTGATGGAAGGGCAAAGTAGACTAGTGTGCGAAGCAACGGGATGGTCCTCTGACTTCCCAACCTGCAATAAAG TTAGGAAATGTGCGGATCCGCCCACAATTGTCAATGGAAGAATCTCCAGTAGTCCTGACAAAGAATTCCCTGAGTTCGGGGATATAGTACAGTACACCTGTGACAAAAACTACAACCTTGTTGGAGACTCGCAGCTTGTATGTAATGAGTTTGGTTCATATAATGGAATGGTTCCCCAGTGTAAAG GACAATGCCAACCACCTCCGTCGAAGACTGGCTTAGAATTGACGGAAGAGAGCGCGGCATTGGACACATTCGACGAAGGATCAAGCGTTACTTTCAAATGCGGAGCAGGATATACAAAAGTCAGTGGAGATGGGACAATATTGTGCAGGAATGGCAGTTGGACCGTGGTAACACTTCAGTGCCAAA AAAAATCGTGTGGTTCACCTGGAGACTTGATAAATGGGAGATTTAGCACTCCAAATGGAACTGATTATGGTGCGACCGCTTTCGCTTCTTGCAACCGTGG ctATGAAATGCAAGGAACGGCCTATAGGCAGTGTTATGACTTTGGTTGGAACAACCGCGTTCCGCGCTGTGAAA TTAAGAAATGTGCGGATCCGCCCACAATTGTCAATGGAAGAATCTCCAGTAGTCCTGACAAGGAATTCCCTGAGTTCAGGGATATAGTACAGTACACCTGTGACAAAAACTACAACCTTGTTGGAGACTCGCAGCTTGTATGTAATGAGTTTGGTTCATATAATGGAACGGTTCCCCAGTGTAAAG aacTGAACTGCCCAACTCCAAGTATCAAAAATGCCCAGCGGGTTGATGGCGGTCCGCCACCCtataaactgaaatattttgtaacCTATAGATGCGATGAGGGCTATGTGATGGAAGGGCAAAGTAAACTAGTGTGCGAAGCAACGGGATGGTCCTCTGACTTCCCAACCTGCAATAAAG TTCTTCCCCCTCCTGTTCCAACAAAAACACCAGAGGAAACCACGACGAGGACATTGCCGAAACCAGGCCCAACTCCAGATCCAG ATCATATGCGTAAGGTGTTGATAGCAGTTTTTGCTACTCTTGGGGCGTTGGCTGTTG TTGGGATTATTGCGGCTTTTCTATTTAAGTCTTACAAGAAAAAACG CTCTCGGGGCTACAGAGGGAAGGCGACGAAGGTCGCGCCCGGGGAAGGCGGTCAGAAATGA
- the LOC118211501 gene encoding C4b-binding protein-like isoform X3, with translation MPRFRHSWSYLGATLFLCFLLADCVKGECQPPPSKTGLELTEEEAALDTFDEGSSVTFKCGTGYTKVSGDGTILCRNGIWTVETLQCQKKSCGSPGYLINGRFSTPEGTDYGATAYASCNRGYEVQGTAYRQCFDFGWSNRVPLCEIKKCADPPTIVNGRISSRPDTEFPVFRDIVQYKCDKNYNLVGDSQLVCNELGSYNGTVPQCKELNCPDPSIKNAQRVDGGPPPYKLKYFVTYRCNEGYVMEGQSRLVCEATGWSSDFPTCNKVRKCADPPTIVNGRISSSPDKEFPEFGDIVQYTCDKNYNLVGDSQLVCNEFGSYNGMVPQCKGQCQPPPSKTGLELTEESAALDTFDEGSSVTFKCGAGYTKVSGDGTILCRNGSWTVVTLQCQKKSCGSPGDLINGRFSTPNGTDYGATAFASCNRGYEMQGTAYRQCYDFGWNNRVPRCEIKKCADPPTIVNGRISSSPDKEFPEFRDIVQYTCDKNYNLVGDSQLVCNEFGSYNGTVPQCKELNCPTPSIKNAQRVDGGPPPYKLKYFVTYRCDEGYVMEGQSKLVCEATGWSSDFPTCNKVLPPPVPTKTPEETTTRTLPKPGPTPDPDHMRKVLIAVFATLGALAVVGIIAAFLFKSYKKKRGATPAVY, from the exons ATGCCGAGGTTTAGGCATTCCTGGTCGTATTTGGGGGCGaccttgtttttgtgttttctgcttGCTGATTGTGTGAAAG GAGAATGCCAACCACCTCCGTCGAAGACTGGCTTAGAATTGACGGAAGAGGAAGCTGCATTGGACACATTCGACGAAGGATCAAGCGTTACTTTCAAATGCGGAACAGGATATACAAAAGTCAGTGGAGATGGGACAATATTGTGCAGGAATGGCATTTGGACCGTGGAAACACTTCAGTGCCAAA AAAAATCGTGTGGTTCACCTGGATACTTGATAAACGGAAGATTTAGCACTCCAGAGGGAACTGATTATGGTGCGACCGCTTACGCTTCTTGCAACCGTGG ctATGAAGTGCAAGGAACGGCCTATAGGCAGTGTTTTGACTTTGGTTGGAGCAACCGCGTTCCGCTCTGTGAAA TTAAGAAATGTGCGGATCCGCCCACAATTGTCAATGGAAGAATCTCCAGTCGTCCTGACACAGAATTCCCTGTGTTCAGGGATATAGTACAGTACAAATGTGACAAAAACTACAACCTTGTTGGAGACTCGCAGCTTGTATGTAATGAGCTTGGTTCATATAATGGAACGGTTCCCCAGTGTAAAG aacTGAACTGCCCAGATCCAAGTATCAAAAATGCCCAGCGGGTTGATGGCGGTCCGCCGCCCTATAAACTTAAATATTTTGTAACCTATAGATGCAATGAGGGCTATGTGATGGAAGGGCAAAGTAGACTAGTGTGCGAAGCAACGGGATGGTCCTCTGACTTCCCAACCTGCAATAAAG TTAGGAAATGTGCGGATCCGCCCACAATTGTCAATGGAAGAATCTCCAGTAGTCCTGACAAAGAATTCCCTGAGTTCGGGGATATAGTACAGTACACCTGTGACAAAAACTACAACCTTGTTGGAGACTCGCAGCTTGTATGTAATGAGTTTGGTTCATATAATGGAATGGTTCCCCAGTGTAAAG GACAATGCCAACCACCTCCGTCGAAGACTGGCTTAGAATTGACGGAAGAGAGCGCGGCATTGGACACATTCGACGAAGGATCAAGCGTTACTTTCAAATGCGGAGCAGGATATACAAAAGTCAGTGGAGATGGGACAATATTGTGCAGGAATGGCAGTTGGACCGTGGTAACACTTCAGTGCCAAA AAAAATCGTGTGGTTCACCTGGAGACTTGATAAATGGGAGATTTAGCACTCCAAATGGAACTGATTATGGTGCGACCGCTTTCGCTTCTTGCAACCGTGG ctATGAAATGCAAGGAACGGCCTATAGGCAGTGTTATGACTTTGGTTGGAACAACCGCGTTCCGCGCTGTGAAA TTAAGAAATGTGCGGATCCGCCCACAATTGTCAATGGAAGAATCTCCAGTAGTCCTGACAAGGAATTCCCTGAGTTCAGGGATATAGTACAGTACACCTGTGACAAAAACTACAACCTTGTTGGAGACTCGCAGCTTGTATGTAATGAGTTTGGTTCATATAATGGAACGGTTCCCCAGTGTAAAG aacTGAACTGCCCAACTCCAAGTATCAAAAATGCCCAGCGGGTTGATGGCGGTCCGCCACCCtataaactgaaatattttgtaacCTATAGATGCGATGAGGGCTATGTGATGGAAGGGCAAAGTAAACTAGTGTGCGAAGCAACGGGATGGTCCTCTGACTTCCCAACCTGCAATAAAG TTCTTCCCCCTCCTGTTCCAACAAAAACACCAGAGGAAACCACGACGAGGACATTGCCGAAACCAGGCCCAACTCCAGATCCAG ATCATATGCGTAAGGTGTTGATAGCAGTTTTTGCTACTCTTGGGGCGTTGGCTGTTG TTGGGATTATTGCGGCTTTTCTATTTAAGTCTTACAAGAAAAAACG CGGTGCGACGCCGGCTGTGTATTAG
- the LOC118211501 gene encoding C4b-binding protein-like isoform X1, with translation MPRFRHSWSYLGATLFLCFLLADCVKGECQPPPSKTGLELTEEEAALDTFDEGSSVTFKCGTGYTKVSGDGTILCRNGIWTVETLQCQKKSCGSPGYLINGRFSTPEGTDYGATAYASCNRGYEVQGTAYRQCFDFGWSNRVPLCEIKKCADPPTIVNGRISSRPDTEFPVFRDIVQYKCDKNYNLVGDSQLVCNELGSYNGTVPQCKELNCPDPSIKNAQRVDGGPPPYKLKYFVTYRCNEGYVMEGQSRLVCEATGWSSDFPTCNKVRKCADPPTIVNGRISSSPDKEFPEFGDIVQYTCDKNYNLVGDSQLVCNEFGSYNGMVPQCKGQCQPPPSKTGLELTEESAALDTFDEGSSVTFKCGAGYTKVSGDGTILCRNGSWTVVTLQCQKKSCGSPGDLINGRFSTPNGTDYGATAFASCNRGYEMQGTAYRQCYDFGWNNRVPRCEIKKCADPPTIVNGRISSSPDKEFPEFRDIVQYTCDKNYNLVGDSQLVCNEFGSYNGTVPQCKELNCPTPSIKNAQRVDGGPPPYKLKYFVTYRCDEGYVMEGQSKLVCEATGWSSDFPTCNKVLPPPVPTKTPEETTTRTLPKPGPTPDPDHMRKVLIAVFATLGALAVVGIIAAFLFKSYKKKREYLTGEDTRKPEGEMPLSPKAHTNSYP, from the exons ATGCCGAGGTTTAGGCATTCCTGGTCGTATTTGGGGGCGaccttgtttttgtgttttctgcttGCTGATTGTGTGAAAG GAGAATGCCAACCACCTCCGTCGAAGACTGGCTTAGAATTGACGGAAGAGGAAGCTGCATTGGACACATTCGACGAAGGATCAAGCGTTACTTTCAAATGCGGAACAGGATATACAAAAGTCAGTGGAGATGGGACAATATTGTGCAGGAATGGCATTTGGACCGTGGAAACACTTCAGTGCCAAA AAAAATCGTGTGGTTCACCTGGATACTTGATAAACGGAAGATTTAGCACTCCAGAGGGAACTGATTATGGTGCGACCGCTTACGCTTCTTGCAACCGTGG ctATGAAGTGCAAGGAACGGCCTATAGGCAGTGTTTTGACTTTGGTTGGAGCAACCGCGTTCCGCTCTGTGAAA TTAAGAAATGTGCGGATCCGCCCACAATTGTCAATGGAAGAATCTCCAGTCGTCCTGACACAGAATTCCCTGTGTTCAGGGATATAGTACAGTACAAATGTGACAAAAACTACAACCTTGTTGGAGACTCGCAGCTTGTATGTAATGAGCTTGGTTCATATAATGGAACGGTTCCCCAGTGTAAAG aacTGAACTGCCCAGATCCAAGTATCAAAAATGCCCAGCGGGTTGATGGCGGTCCGCCGCCCTATAAACTTAAATATTTTGTAACCTATAGATGCAATGAGGGCTATGTGATGGAAGGGCAAAGTAGACTAGTGTGCGAAGCAACGGGATGGTCCTCTGACTTCCCAACCTGCAATAAAG TTAGGAAATGTGCGGATCCGCCCACAATTGTCAATGGAAGAATCTCCAGTAGTCCTGACAAAGAATTCCCTGAGTTCGGGGATATAGTACAGTACACCTGTGACAAAAACTACAACCTTGTTGGAGACTCGCAGCTTGTATGTAATGAGTTTGGTTCATATAATGGAATGGTTCCCCAGTGTAAAG GACAATGCCAACCACCTCCGTCGAAGACTGGCTTAGAATTGACGGAAGAGAGCGCGGCATTGGACACATTCGACGAAGGATCAAGCGTTACTTTCAAATGCGGAGCAGGATATACAAAAGTCAGTGGAGATGGGACAATATTGTGCAGGAATGGCAGTTGGACCGTGGTAACACTTCAGTGCCAAA AAAAATCGTGTGGTTCACCTGGAGACTTGATAAATGGGAGATTTAGCACTCCAAATGGAACTGATTATGGTGCGACCGCTTTCGCTTCTTGCAACCGTGG ctATGAAATGCAAGGAACGGCCTATAGGCAGTGTTATGACTTTGGTTGGAACAACCGCGTTCCGCGCTGTGAAA TTAAGAAATGTGCGGATCCGCCCACAATTGTCAATGGAAGAATCTCCAGTAGTCCTGACAAGGAATTCCCTGAGTTCAGGGATATAGTACAGTACACCTGTGACAAAAACTACAACCTTGTTGGAGACTCGCAGCTTGTATGTAATGAGTTTGGTTCATATAATGGAACGGTTCCCCAGTGTAAAG aacTGAACTGCCCAACTCCAAGTATCAAAAATGCCCAGCGGGTTGATGGCGGTCCGCCACCCtataaactgaaatattttgtaacCTATAGATGCGATGAGGGCTATGTGATGGAAGGGCAAAGTAAACTAGTGTGCGAAGCAACGGGATGGTCCTCTGACTTCCCAACCTGCAATAAAG TTCTTCCCCCTCCTGTTCCAACAAAAACACCAGAGGAAACCACGACGAGGACATTGCCGAAACCAGGCCCAACTCCAGATCCAG ATCATATGCGTAAGGTGTTGATAGCAGTTTTTGCTACTCTTGGGGCGTTGGCTGTTG TTGGGATTATTGCGGCTTTTCTATTTAAGTCTTACAAGAAAAAACG TGAATACCTCACAGGAGAAGACACCCGGAAGCCTGAAGGAGAAATGCCATTAAGCCCCAAAGCCCACACAAATTCATACCCTTGA
- the LOC118211501 gene encoding complement decay-accelerating factor transmembrane isoform-like isoform X5: protein MPRFRHSWSYLGATLFLCFLLADCVKGECQPPPSKTGLELTEEEAALDTFDEGSSVTFKCGTGYTKVSGDGTILCRNGIWTVETLQCQKKSCGSPGYLINGRFSTPEGTDYGATAYASCNRGYEVQGTAYRQCFDFGWSNRVPLCEIKKCADPPTIVNGRISSRPDTEFPVFRDIVQYKCDKNYNLVGDSQLVCNELGSYNGTVPQCKGQCQPPPSKTGLELTEESAALDTFDEGSSVTFKCGAGYTKVSGDGTILCRNGSWTVVTLQCQKKSCGSPGDLINGRFSTPNGTDYGATAFASCNRGYEMQGTAYRQCYDFGWNNRVPRCEIKKCADPPTIVNGRISSSPDKEFPEFRDIVQYTCDKNYNLVGDSQLVCNEFGSYNGTVPQCKELNCPTPSIKNAQRVDGGPPPYKLKYFVTYRCDEGYVMEGQSKLVCEATGWSSDFPTCNKVLPPPVPTKTPEETTTRTLPKPGPTPDPDHMRKVLIAVFATLGALAVVGIIAAFLFKSYKKKREYLTGEDTRKPEGEMPLSPKAHTNSYP, encoded by the exons ATGCCGAGGTTTAGGCATTCCTGGTCGTATTTGGGGGCGaccttgtttttgtgttttctgcttGCTGATTGTGTGAAAG GAGAATGCCAACCACCTCCGTCGAAGACTGGCTTAGAATTGACGGAAGAGGAAGCTGCATTGGACACATTCGACGAAGGATCAAGCGTTACTTTCAAATGCGGAACAGGATATACAAAAGTCAGTGGAGATGGGACAATATTGTGCAGGAATGGCATTTGGACCGTGGAAACACTTCAGTGCCAAA AAAAATCGTGTGGTTCACCTGGATACTTGATAAACGGAAGATTTAGCACTCCAGAGGGAACTGATTATGGTGCGACCGCTTACGCTTCTTGCAACCGTGG ctATGAAGTGCAAGGAACGGCCTATAGGCAGTGTTTTGACTTTGGTTGGAGCAACCGCGTTCCGCTCTGTGAAA TTAAGAAATGTGCGGATCCGCCCACAATTGTCAATGGAAGAATCTCCAGTCGTCCTGACACAGAATTCCCTGTGTTCAGGGATATAGTACAGTACAAATGTGACAAAAACTACAACCTTGTTGGAGACTCGCAGCTTGTATGTAATGAGCTTGGTTCATATAATGGAACGGTTCCCCAGTGTAAAG GACAATGCCAACCACCTCCGTCGAAGACTGGCTTAGAATTGACGGAAGAGAGCGCGGCATTGGACACATTCGACGAAGGATCAAGCGTTACTTTCAAATGCGGAGCAGGATATACAAAAGTCAGTGGAGATGGGACAATATTGTGCAGGAATGGCAGTTGGACCGTGGTAACACTTCAGTGCCAAA AAAAATCGTGTGGTTCACCTGGAGACTTGATAAATGGGAGATTTAGCACTCCAAATGGAACTGATTATGGTGCGACCGCTTTCGCTTCTTGCAACCGTGG ctATGAAATGCAAGGAACGGCCTATAGGCAGTGTTATGACTTTGGTTGGAACAACCGCGTTCCGCGCTGTGAAA TTAAGAAATGTGCGGATCCGCCCACAATTGTCAATGGAAGAATCTCCAGTAGTCCTGACAAGGAATTCCCTGAGTTCAGGGATATAGTACAGTACACCTGTGACAAAAACTACAACCTTGTTGGAGACTCGCAGCTTGTATGTAATGAGTTTGGTTCATATAATGGAACGGTTCCCCAGTGTAAAG aacTGAACTGCCCAACTCCAAGTATCAAAAATGCCCAGCGGGTTGATGGCGGTCCGCCACCCtataaactgaaatattttgtaacCTATAGATGCGATGAGGGCTATGTGATGGAAGGGCAAAGTAAACTAGTGTGCGAAGCAACGGGATGGTCCTCTGACTTCCCAACCTGCAATAAAG TTCTTCCCCCTCCTGTTCCAACAAAAACACCAGAGGAAACCACGACGAGGACATTGCCGAAACCAGGCCCAACTCCAGATCCAG ATCATATGCGTAAGGTGTTGATAGCAGTTTTTGCTACTCTTGGGGCGTTGGCTGTTG TTGGGATTATTGCGGCTTTTCTATTTAAGTCTTACAAGAAAAAACG TGAATACCTCACAGGAGAAGACACCCGGAAGCCTGAAGGAGAAATGCCATTAAGCCCCAAAGCCCACACAAATTCATACCCTTGA
- the LOC118211501 gene encoding complement decay-accelerating factor transmembrane isoform-like isoform X4: MPRFRHSWSYLGATLFLCFLLADCVKGECQPPPSKTGLELTEEEAALDTFDEGSSVTFKCGTGYTKVSGDGTILCRNGIWTVETLQCQKKSCGSPGYLINGRFSTPEGTDYGATAYASCNRGYEVQGTAYRQCFDFGWSNRVPLCEIRKCADPPTIVNGRISSSPDKEFPEFGDIVQYTCDKNYNLVGDSQLVCNEFGSYNGMVPQCKGQCQPPPSKTGLELTEESAALDTFDEGSSVTFKCGAGYTKVSGDGTILCRNGSWTVVTLQCQKKSCGSPGDLINGRFSTPNGTDYGATAFASCNRGYEMQGTAYRQCYDFGWNNRVPRCEIKKCADPPTIVNGRISSSPDKEFPEFRDIVQYTCDKNYNLVGDSQLVCNEFGSYNGTVPQCKELNCPTPSIKNAQRVDGGPPPYKLKYFVTYRCDEGYVMEGQSKLVCEATGWSSDFPTCNKVLPPPVPTKTPEETTTRTLPKPGPTPDPDHMRKVLIAVFATLGALAVVGIIAAFLFKSYKKKREYLTGEDTRKPEGEMPLSPKAHTNSYP, translated from the exons ATGCCGAGGTTTAGGCATTCCTGGTCGTATTTGGGGGCGaccttgtttttgtgttttctgcttGCTGATTGTGTGAAAG GAGAATGCCAACCACCTCCGTCGAAGACTGGCTTAGAATTGACGGAAGAGGAAGCTGCATTGGACACATTCGACGAAGGATCAAGCGTTACTTTCAAATGCGGAACAGGATATACAAAAGTCAGTGGAGATGGGACAATATTGTGCAGGAATGGCATTTGGACCGTGGAAACACTTCAGTGCCAAA AAAAATCGTGTGGTTCACCTGGATACTTGATAAACGGAAGATTTAGCACTCCAGAGGGAACTGATTATGGTGCGACCGCTTACGCTTCTTGCAACCGTGG ctATGAAGTGCAAGGAACGGCCTATAGGCAGTGTTTTGACTTTGGTTGGAGCAACCGCGTTCCGCTCTGTGAAA TTAGGAAATGTGCGGATCCGCCCACAATTGTCAATGGAAGAATCTCCAGTAGTCCTGACAAAGAATTCCCTGAGTTCGGGGATATAGTACAGTACACCTGTGACAAAAACTACAACCTTGTTGGAGACTCGCAGCTTGTATGTAATGAGTTTGGTTCATATAATGGAATGGTTCCCCAGTGTAAAG GACAATGCCAACCACCTCCGTCGAAGACTGGCTTAGAATTGACGGAAGAGAGCGCGGCATTGGACACATTCGACGAAGGATCAAGCGTTACTTTCAAATGCGGAGCAGGATATACAAAAGTCAGTGGAGATGGGACAATATTGTGCAGGAATGGCAGTTGGACCGTGGTAACACTTCAGTGCCAAA AAAAATCGTGTGGTTCACCTGGAGACTTGATAAATGGGAGATTTAGCACTCCAAATGGAACTGATTATGGTGCGACCGCTTTCGCTTCTTGCAACCGTGG ctATGAAATGCAAGGAACGGCCTATAGGCAGTGTTATGACTTTGGTTGGAACAACCGCGTTCCGCGCTGTGAAA TTAAGAAATGTGCGGATCCGCCCACAATTGTCAATGGAAGAATCTCCAGTAGTCCTGACAAGGAATTCCCTGAGTTCAGGGATATAGTACAGTACACCTGTGACAAAAACTACAACCTTGTTGGAGACTCGCAGCTTGTATGTAATGAGTTTGGTTCATATAATGGAACGGTTCCCCAGTGTAAAG aacTGAACTGCCCAACTCCAAGTATCAAAAATGCCCAGCGGGTTGATGGCGGTCCGCCACCCtataaactgaaatattttgtaacCTATAGATGCGATGAGGGCTATGTGATGGAAGGGCAAAGTAAACTAGTGTGCGAAGCAACGGGATGGTCCTCTGACTTCCCAACCTGCAATAAAG TTCTTCCCCCTCCTGTTCCAACAAAAACACCAGAGGAAACCACGACGAGGACATTGCCGAAACCAGGCCCAACTCCAGATCCAG ATCATATGCGTAAGGTGTTGATAGCAGTTTTTGCTACTCTTGGGGCGTTGGCTGTTG TTGGGATTATTGCGGCTTTTCTATTTAAGTCTTACAAGAAAAAACG TGAATACCTCACAGGAGAAGACACCCGGAAGCCTGAAGGAGAAATGCCATTAAGCCCCAAAGCCCACACAAATTCATACCCTTGA